Proteins found in one Sorghum bicolor cultivar BTx623 chromosome 1, Sorghum_bicolor_NCBIv3, whole genome shotgun sequence genomic segment:
- the LOC8062915 gene encoding homologous-pairing protein 2 homolog — protein sequence MPPKSDSVEGIVLGFVNEQNRPLNSQNAADALQKFNLKKTAVQKALDALADSGQISFKEYGKQKIYIARQDQFEIPNGEELEEMKKRNAKLQEELADQKKAISEVESEVRGLQSNLTLAEITSKETKLQSEVQEMEEKLNKLRSGVTLVKPEDRKIIENSFAEKVNQWKKRKRMFKELWDNITENSPKDQKEFKEELGLEYDEDVDVNLQSYSDMLASLNKRRKISR from the exons ATGCCGCCTAAATCCGATAGCGTTGAAG gaaTCGTCCTGGGTTTCGTCAATGAG CAAAACAGGCCATTGAATTCACAGAATGCAGCTGATGCACTACAGAAGTTTAATCTTAAGAAGACTGCAGTACAAAAGGCACTGGATGCATTGGCTGACAGTGGACAGATTTCCTTCAAGGAGTATGGCAAGCAGAAAATTTACATTGCTCGGCAAGATCAATTTGAGATTCCAAATGgtgaagaacttgaggagatgaaGAAAAGAAATGCCAAGTTACAGGAAGAACTCGCGGATCAAAAGAAAGCAATTAGTGAGGTTGAATCTG AGGTACGAGGTCTGCAGTCAAACTTGACGCTGGCAGAGATTACGTCAAAGGAGACTAAATTACAAAGCGAA GTCCAGGAAATGGAAGAGAAACTAAATAAATTGCGGAGTGGTGTTACCTTGGTGAAACCTGAAGACAGGAAGATCATTGAGAATTCCTTTGCTGAGAAAGTTAACCAATGGAAAAAGCGGAAGAGGATGTTCAAGGAGCTTTGGGATAATATTACTGAGAATAGCCCAAAGGATCAGAAGGAATTTAAG GAAGAACTTGGTCTCGAGTATGACGAAGATGTTGATGTGAACCTGCAGTCTTACTCTGATATGCTAGCAAGTCTAAACAAAAGGCGAAAAATTTCCCGCTGA
- the LOC8062916 gene encoding uncharacterized protein LOC8062916 codes for MGRRLDVLLGRTTKQTARLKSLLGLAVTRLGVVRGHRQVRCGQARGDVEQLLRLGHTDRALARAEHVVREQNALDVLAELEAYCALIVERAALVDAHRECPEELREAAAGIVYAAARCGDLPELQEVRGILAAKFGREFVSAASNLRSGCGINAKIVQKLSTKQPSLESRQLVLQEIAAEKGITVRIYEPPCDDSGRSNHNHRKTKHGDERISRTAPVDDRDEDISGDSAQRYKDVEAAAQAAFESAASAAAAAKAAMELSRGEPRGPGDRRRMQMDPEIEKQDEVLDGRRSEKIGLDRNCSSEVEIVPEDEANHGNVAVNELKQQEPAKGKPASVRTKWGF; via the exons ATGGGGAGGAGGCTGGACGTGCTGCTGGGGCGGACGACGAAGCAGACGGCGCGGCTCAAGTCGCTGCTGGGGCTGGCGGTGACGCGCCTCGGCGTGGTGCGGGGCCACCGCCAGGTGCGGTGCGGGCAGGCGCGCGGGGACGTGGAGCAGCTGCTCCGCCTCGGCCACACGGACCGCGCGCTGGCGCGCGCCGAGCACGTCGTCCGGGAGCAGAACGCGCTCGACGTGCTCGCCGAGCTCGAGGCCTACTGCGCCCTCATCGTCGAGAGGGCCGCGCTCGTCGACGCGCACAGGGAGTGTCCCGAGGAGCtgcgggaggcggcggcggggatCGTCTACGCCGCCGCCAGGTGCGGGGACCTCCCGGAGCTGCAGGAGGTCCGGGGCATCCTCGCCGCCAAGTTCGGCAGGGAGTTCGTCTCCGCCGCCTCCAACCTCCGCAGCGGATGCGGGATCAACGCCAAG ATCGTGCAGAAGCTGTCGACCAAGCAGCCGAGCCTGGAGAGCCGACAGTTGGTGCTACAGGAGATCGCCGCCGAGAAAGGGATCACCGTGCGCATCTACGAGCCTCCCTGCGATGACTCGGGGCGTTCCAACCACAACCACAGGAAGACGAAGCACGGTGACGAGAGGATCAGCAGGACGGCACCAGTTGATGACCGGGACGAGGACATTTCCGGCGACTCGGCGCAGAGGTACAAGGACGTGGAAGCGGCAGCTCAGGCCGCGTTCGAGTCGGCCGCCtcggcagccgccgccgcgaaGGCCGCCATGGAGCTCTCGCGAGGGGAGCCCAGGGGGCCCGGTGACAGGAGGAGGATGCAGATGGATCCTGAGATCGAGAAACAAGATGAGGTGCTTGATGGAAGGAGATCTGAGAAGATTGGGCTTGATCGGAATTGCAGCTCAGAGGTTGAGATCGTGCCGGAGGACGAGGCAAATCATGGCAACGTTGCAGTGAACGAACTGAAACAGCAGGAGCCTGCAAAGGGAAAGCCGGCATCGGTCAGAACGAAGTGGGGATTTTAG
- the LOC8063398 gene encoding chemocyanin, producing MAQGRGSARGSNAVVLALVLLCVLLHGEFAESAVYTVGDRSGWSFNTANWPKGKRFRAGDVLVFKYNAKAHNVVPVSAAGYRSCSAPRGVRALTTGNDRVTLKRGANYFICSFPGHCQGGMKIAVTAA from the exons ATGGCTCAGGGAAGGGGCAGTGCTCGTGGCAGCAACGCCGTCGTGCTGGCGCTGGTCCTCCTCTGCGTGCTCCTCCACGGCGAGTTCGCCGAGTCGGCGGTGTACACCGTCGGCGACCGCAGCGGGTGGAGCTTCAACACCGCCAACTGGCCCAAGGGCAAGCGCTTCCGCGCCGGCGACGTGCTCG TGTTCAAGTACAACGCCAAGGCGCACAACGTGGTGCCCGTGAGCGCGGCGGGGTACAGGTCGTGCAGCGCGCCGAGGGGCGTGAGGGCGCTCACCACAGGCAACGACCGCGTCACGCTTAAGCGCGGCGCCAACTACTTCATCTGCAGCTTCCCAGGCCACTGCCAGGGCGGCATGAAGATCGCCGTCACCGCCGCGTGA